The following proteins come from a genomic window of Proteiniphilum propionicum:
- the rpsJ gene encoding 30S ribosomal protein S10: protein MSQKIRIKLKSYDYSLVDKSAEKIVKTVKATGAVVSGPIPLPTHKRIFTVNRSTFVNKKSREQFELASFKRLIDIYSSTAKTVDALMKLELPSGVEVEIKV, encoded by the coding sequence ATGAGCCAAAAAATCAGAATTAAACTGAAATCATACGATTACAGCCTGGTTGATAAATCAGCCGAGAAAATCGTAAAGACCGTAAAAGCTACGGGTGCAGTAGTCAGTGGCCCTATTCCGTTGCCTACACACAAACGCATTTTCACCGTGAACCGTTCAACGTTTGTGAACAAAAAATCGCGTGAACAGTTCGAGCTCGCTTCATTCAAACGCCTAATTGATATTTACAGCTCTACGGCAAAGACAGTGGATGCATTGATGAAGCTTGAATTGCCCAGCGGTGTAGAAGTGGAGATTAAAGTATAA